One stretch of Podospora pseudoanserina strain CBS 124.78 chromosome 4, whole genome shotgun sequence DNA includes these proteins:
- the GIS2 gene encoding gig suppressor (COG:O; EggNog:ENOG503NX95), which produces MFGNMSSAHKRACYKCGELGHQADGCPAPARLCYNCIPTDHESNECPLPRTTKSKQCYHCQGVGHVQAECPTMRLNGGPGGPHNRCYTCGQPNHIARNCPSAQGGMAPGPMPGRGGFGPARGGFHPGGARHATCYKCGGPNHYARDCQAQAMKCYACGKLGHISRDCTAPNGGPLNTAGKTCYQCGEAGHISRDCPKRNGANGADAPEVDLGNPQVAQAPAPGAPLA; this is translated from the exons ATGTTCGGAAACATGTCTTCGGCTCACAAGCGCGCGTGCTACAAGTGTGGCGAGTTGGGTCACCAGGCCGATGGCTGCCCAGCTCCCGCCCGTCTCTGCTACAACTG CATCCCAACAGACCACGAGTCGAACGAGTGCCCCCTGCCCCGCACCACCAAGTCCAAGCAGTGCTACCACTGCCAGGGTGTTGGCCACGTCCAGGCTGAGTGCCCTACCATGCGCCTGAACGGCGGCCCTGGCGGTCCTCACAACCGCTGCTACACCTGCGGACAGCCCAACCACATTGCC CGCAACTGCCCTAGCGCTCAGGGCGGCATGGCCCCCGGCCCCATgcccggccgtggtggctTCGGTCCTGCCCGTGGCGGCTTCCACCCCGGCGGCGCCCGCCACGCCACCTGCTACAAGTGCGGTGGCCCCAACCACTACGCTCGCGACTGCCAGGCTCAGGCTATGAAGTGCTACGCCTGCGGCAAGCTCGGCCACATCTCGCGCGACTGCACCGCTCCCAACGGCGGTCCCCTCAATACAGCTGGCAAGACCTGCTACCAGTGCGGTGAGGCTGGCCACATTTCCCGGGACTGCCCCAAGCGCAACGGTGCTAACGGTGCCGACGCCCCTGAGGTTGACCTTGGAAACCCCCAGGTTGCACAGGCTCCTGCTCCCGGTGCCCCCCTTGCTTAA